In Burkholderia sp. WP9, a genomic segment contains:
- a CDS encoding EAL domain-containing protein, with protein MHDHLFAESRTRDAALASAPCGMFICAADGTFESVNAAFEKLTGFAAEHLVGVRTFESLFDPAEFARRHTELPPLAMVTSRYEGEWSFLRRNGTPIRVVLALAPLVQGSAHAGGIAARPARYVGMAFDMTRYAQSEARLWYVAHHDGVTRLPNQTLFTERLELTIARCQRNGSGFTVLIAELDHLRKLRDALGLHAAELVLQIVGERLRGLFPNDGTIASIGGTQFALLVNETGAAADAFAAEALGRIAEAIDYAGTTLNITASIGIVAYPADGGDAPTLMRRAGVALSAASAVTGNAVRRFSTALEGQAARRFELETMLREAIERQQLHLVYQPQVTLANGRIAQVETLLRWNHPQRGLISPVEFVPVAEEAGLIEQIGEWVIRTACRDAGKLLRLTGTLPRFAVNVSPQQFQRQNLFETIREALEEAALDPSYLEVEITEGVLLGDTEQALQTLFALRDLGVEVAVDDFGTGYSSLAYLTRFPLNRLKIDRSFVMRMSTDPQCEALVGAIIAMAHALKLRVTAEGVETAEQAAQLEALGCDEAQGFWFSRPITVGALRNLLRPLGTH; from the coding sequence ATGCACGACCACCTCTTCGCCGAATCGCGCACGCGCGACGCCGCGCTAGCCTCGGCGCCTTGCGGTATGTTCATCTGCGCCGCGGACGGCACCTTCGAGTCCGTCAATGCCGCTTTCGAAAAGCTAACGGGGTTTGCGGCAGAACACCTGGTCGGCGTGCGTACCTTCGAGTCGTTGTTCGATCCGGCCGAATTCGCGAGGCGCCACACCGAACTGCCGCCGCTCGCCATGGTGACCTCGCGCTATGAAGGCGAATGGAGTTTCCTGCGCCGCAATGGCACGCCGATTCGCGTGGTGCTCGCGTTGGCGCCGCTCGTCCAGGGTTCGGCGCATGCTGGCGGAATTGCCGCGCGTCCGGCGCGCTACGTGGGCATGGCCTTCGACATGACGCGTTACGCGCAGTCCGAAGCGCGCCTCTGGTACGTCGCACATCACGACGGCGTGACCCGTCTGCCGAATCAAACGCTGTTTACCGAACGGCTGGAACTGACGATCGCGCGTTGCCAGCGTAACGGCAGCGGTTTTACCGTGCTGATCGCCGAGCTCGACCATCTGCGCAAACTGCGCGATGCGCTTGGATTGCACGCGGCCGAGCTCGTGCTGCAGATCGTCGGTGAACGGTTGCGCGGTCTCTTTCCAAACGACGGCACGATCGCCTCGATCGGCGGAACGCAGTTCGCGTTGCTGGTCAACGAAACCGGTGCGGCCGCCGACGCCTTCGCCGCTGAAGCATTAGGCCGTATCGCCGAAGCGATCGATTACGCCGGCACGACGTTGAACATTACCGCGAGCATCGGCATCGTGGCTTATCCGGCCGACGGCGGCGATGCGCCTACGCTGATGCGTCGCGCGGGCGTGGCGTTGTCGGCGGCCTCGGCCGTGACCGGCAATGCGGTGCGGCGTTTTTCCACTGCACTGGAAGGCCAGGCCGCGCGCCGCTTCGAACTGGAGACCATGCTTCGCGAAGCGATCGAGCGGCAGCAGTTGCATCTCGTGTATCAACCGCAGGTGACGCTCGCCAACGGCCGCATCGCGCAAGTCGAAACCCTGCTGCGCTGGAACCATCCGCAGCGCGGCCTGATCAGCCCCGTCGAATTCGTGCCGGTCGCGGAGGAGGCGGGTTTGATCGAGCAGATCGGCGAATGGGTGATCCGGACCGCATGCCGCGACGCCGGCAAATTGCTCCGGCTGACCGGCACGTTGCCGCGCTTCGCGGTCAATGTGTCGCCGCAGCAGTTCCAGCGGCAAAACCTGTTCGAGACGATCCGCGAGGCGCTGGAAGAGGCCGCGCTCGACCCCTCATACCTCGAGGTGGAAATCACCGAGGGTGTCCTCCTCGGCGACACCGAGCAAGCTTTGCAGACGCTCTTTGCGTTGCGCGATCTGGGCGTGGAAGTGGCGGTGGACGACTTCGGCACCGGCTATTCGAGCCTCGCGTATCTGACGCGTTTTCCGCTGAATCGCCTGAAAATCGACCGCTCGTTTGTGATGCGCATGAGCACCGATCCACAGTGCGAGGCGCTGGTCGGCGCGATCATCGCCATGGCGCATGCGCTCAAACTGCGCGTGACGGCCGAAGGCGTCGAAACGGCGGAGCAGGCGGCGCAACTGGAAGCGCTCGGTTGCGATGAAGCGCAAGGCTTCTGGTTCTCGCGTCCGATTACCGTGGGCGCGCTGCGCAATCTGTTGAGGCCGTTGGGCACACACTGA
- a CDS encoding DUF2945 domain-containing protein has product MSQHLKPEDRVSWNTPQGVTHGKVVRVISSHTTVEGRTVNASKSDPHYEVESEKSGKRAVHRGDALHRIGK; this is encoded by the coding sequence ATGTCTCAACATCTGAAGCCGGAAGATCGCGTAAGTTGGAATACGCCGCAAGGCGTCACGCATGGCAAGGTCGTGCGTGTCATTTCTTCCCATACGACTGTGGAAGGCAGAACCGTCAATGCGTCGAAGTCCGATCCGCATTACGAAGTGGAAAGTGAGAAAAGCGGCAAGCGAGCCGTTCATCGCGGCGACGCATTGCATCGGATCGGGAAATGA